A part of Acidimicrobiales bacterium genomic DNA contains:
- the hisS gene encoding histidine--tRNA ligase, which translates to MTAFQAPTGTRDVLAPESARIEQLVATFAGLCRRAAYGLVLSPMFEDAGVFRRGVGEASDVVTKEMYEFEDRGGRLLALRPEGTASVVRAYVQHRPPVPFKSWYVTPAFRYERPQAGRYRQHHQFGVEAIGSADPDLDVEVVALLDEYLRAAGLSKLVLRINSMGDDECRPGYLAALEVFLAAHADELCGEHREGWARNPLRVLDCKREECVALRPEMPVLSSMRCDNCEHHFARVVAGLDALGVGYQFDDFLVRGLDYYTRTTFEFGSLALQSAQNAVGGGGRYDKLVAALGGPETPGIGFATGIERVLLALDAEGAAPAGEDGVDLFVVDLTGGASARDLTHQLRRLGFSAERAFDQRSMKAQLRQADRSGATVAIIVGEDELARRQVTARVLRGPDAHHQESFDVDDLAPSLQKLLAGARP; encoded by the coding sequence GTGACCGCCTTTCAGGCACCCACGGGCACGCGTGACGTGCTCGCTCCGGAGAGCGCGCGCATCGAGCAGCTCGTCGCGACTTTCGCCGGGCTCTGCAGGAGGGCCGCCTACGGCCTCGTGCTCTCGCCGATGTTCGAGGACGCGGGGGTCTTTCGCCGTGGTGTCGGGGAGGCCTCCGACGTCGTGACCAAGGAGATGTACGAGTTCGAGGACCGCGGCGGCCGCCTGCTCGCGCTCCGCCCCGAGGGGACGGCATCAGTCGTACGCGCCTACGTGCAGCACCGCCCGCCGGTGCCCTTCAAGTCCTGGTACGTGACGCCGGCGTTCCGCTACGAGCGGCCGCAGGCGGGCCGCTACCGCCAGCACCACCAGTTCGGCGTGGAGGCGATCGGATCGGCCGACCCCGACCTCGACGTCGAGGTCGTCGCCCTCCTCGACGAGTACCTGCGAGCCGCCGGGCTCTCGAAGCTCGTGCTGCGGATCAACTCGATGGGCGACGACGAGTGCCGTCCGGGGTATCTTGCGGCGCTCGAGGTCTTCCTCGCGGCGCACGCCGACGAGCTCTGCGGCGAGCACCGCGAGGGGTGGGCGCGCAACCCGCTGCGGGTGCTCGACTGCAAGCGGGAGGAGTGCGTCGCGCTCCGCCCCGAGATGCCCGTCCTCTCCTCGATGCGCTGCGACAACTGCGAGCACCACTTCGCGCGCGTCGTCGCCGGCCTCGACGCGCTCGGCGTCGGCTACCAGTTCGACGACTTCCTCGTGCGCGGCCTCGACTACTACACGCGCACGACCTTCGAGTTCGGCTCGCTCGCCCTGCAGTCCGCGCAGAACGCGGTCGGCGGCGGCGGCCGCTACGACAAGCTCGTCGCCGCCCTCGGCGGCCCCGAGACGCCGGGCATCGGCTTCGCGACCGGGATCGAGCGGGTGCTGCTCGCCCTCGACGCCGAGGGCGCCGCGCCGGCGGGCGAGGACGGGGTCGACCTCTTCGTCGTCGACCTCACCGGCGGCGCCTCGGCGCGCGACCTCACCCACCAGCTCCGCCGCCTCGGCTTCTCGGCCGAGCGCGCCTTCGACCAGCGGTCGATGAAGGCCCAGCTCCGCCAGGCCGACCGCTCCGGCGCGACCGTTGCGATCATCGTCGGCGAGGACGAGCTCGCCCGACGCCAGGTCACCGCCCGCGTGCTGCGCGGCCCCGACGCCCACCACCAGGAGTCCTTCGACGTGGACGACCTCGCCCCTTCCCTGCAGAAGCTGCTCGCCGGGGCGCGCCCGTGA
- the aspS gene encoding aspartate--tRNA ligase, with the protein MSGPRPLGLRTDYCGALGPDDVGREVAICGWVAHRREHGEHLAFVDVRDHTGLVQCVIDTRLTVRSEYVVRVTGSLRLRPEGTENPELATGLVELSDCEVEILSEAQPPPFVIDGHSETDESVRLRHRYLDLRSTRMQHNLRLRARINQALREQMAAQDFLEIETPLLWTPTPEGAREFAIPSRLQHGAFYVLPQSPQIAKQLSMVGGMDRYYQIARCMRDEDLRADRQFEFTQLDLEASFVTERDVRDAVTAALYAAVEAVRGERPEAPVEMTWDEALDRFGSDKPDLRFAMELVELTPALEKTEFKAFRSADEAHPASVRAIVLPGGAELGRARLDALIERAKALGAKGLVWMRVVAGVEGPDLESPIAKFLSDAERAEMVHLCGAAAGDLLLIVADEHRTASQVLGQLRVDLGRPPVSEGPLRFCWVVDFPLFEGYDEAGDLVAAHHPFTMPKPGDLEKFDSDPLAVRAQSYDLVLNGWELGSGSIRIHRPDIQAKVFSALGISDEEAAARFGFLLGAFAYGAPPHGGFAVGLDRFVAVLAGEENIREVIAFPKTQSGTDLMTGAPRALGARQLRELGINVVVPPEKGGAPSGPG; encoded by the coding sequence GTGAGCGGCCCCCGTCCGCTCGGGCTGCGCACCGACTACTGCGGGGCCCTCGGTCCCGACGACGTCGGCCGCGAGGTCGCGATCTGCGGCTGGGTGGCGCACCGCCGCGAGCACGGCGAGCACCTCGCCTTCGTCGACGTGCGCGACCACACCGGCCTCGTGCAGTGCGTGATCGACACCCGCCTCACGGTGCGCAGCGAGTACGTAGTGCGCGTCACCGGGTCGCTCAGGCTGCGGCCGGAGGGGACCGAGAACCCCGAGCTCGCGACGGGCCTCGTCGAGCTGTCCGACTGCGAGGTGGAGATCCTCTCCGAGGCCCAGCCGCCGCCGTTCGTCATCGACGGCCACAGCGAGACAGACGAGAGCGTCCGCCTCCGCCACCGCTACCTCGACCTTCGCTCGACGCGCATGCAGCACAACCTGCGGCTGCGCGCCCGCATCAACCAGGCGCTGCGTGAGCAGATGGCGGCCCAGGACTTCCTCGAGATCGAGACCCCGTTGCTCTGGACTCCGACTCCCGAGGGGGCGCGGGAGTTCGCGATCCCCTCCCGGCTGCAGCACGGCGCGTTCTACGTCCTCCCGCAGTCGCCGCAGATCGCGAAGCAGCTCTCGATGGTCGGCGGGATGGACCGCTACTACCAGATCGCCCGCTGCATGCGCGACGAGGACCTGCGCGCGGACCGCCAGTTCGAGTTCACCCAGCTCGACCTCGAGGCCTCCTTCGTCACCGAGCGCGACGTGCGCGACGCGGTCACCGCCGCGCTCTACGCGGCGGTCGAGGCGGTGCGCGGCGAACGGCCGGAGGCTCCCGTCGAGATGACCTGGGACGAGGCGCTCGACCGCTTTGGCTCGGACAAGCCGGACCTGCGCTTCGCGATGGAGCTCGTCGAGCTCACCCCCGCGCTCGAGAAGACCGAGTTCAAGGCCTTCCGGTCGGCCGACGAGGCGCACCCCGCCTCGGTGCGGGCGATCGTCCTTCCCGGTGGCGCGGAGCTCGGGCGCGCCCGCCTCGACGCGCTCATCGAACGGGCCAAGGCGCTCGGGGCCAAGGGCCTCGTCTGGATGCGAGTCGTCGCTGGCGTAGAGGGGCCCGACCTCGAGTCGCCGATCGCGAAGTTCCTCTCCGACGCCGAGCGCGCCGAGATGGTCCACCTCTGCGGCGCGGCCGCCGGCGACCTGCTGCTCATCGTCGCCGACGAGCACCGCACCGCCTCGCAGGTCCTCGGCCAGCTGCGCGTCGACCTCGGCCGGCCGCCGGTGAGCGAAGGGCCGCTCCGCTTCTGCTGGGTCGTCGACTTCCCGCTCTTCGAGGGCTACGACGAGGCGGGGGACCTCGTCGCCGCGCACCATCCCTTCACGATGCCGAAGCCGGGCGACCTCGAGAAGTTCGACTCCGACCCCCTCGCGGTGCGCGCCCAGTCCTACGACCTCGTGCTGAACGGCTGGGAGCTCGGCTCGGGGAGCATCCGCATCCACCGCCCCGACATCCAGGCGAAGGTCTTCAGCGCGCTCGGCATCTCCGACGAGGAGGCAGCGGCGCGCTTCGGCTTCCTGCTCGGCGCCTTCGCCTACGGCGCGCCCCCGCACGGCGGCTTCGCCGTCGGCCTCGACCGCTTCGTCGCGGTGCTCGCCGGCGAGGAGAACATCCGCGAGGTGATCGCCTTCCCGAAGACCCAGTCCGGGACCGACCTCATGACCGGCGCCCCCCGCGCCCTCGGCGCCCGCCAGCTCCGCGAGCTCGGGATCAACGTCGTCGTCCCCCCCGAAAAGGGGGGAGCCCCCTCCGGGCCGGGCTGA